The Acidobacteriota bacterium nucleotide sequence CTGGCGTGAGCGAGGCGGCGTAGCCCGCCGAGCGGGAGCCTGCACGCGAAATCCTGAGGAGCGGAGCGATGAAGGATCTCCCCAATCAAGGATCTCGCCCGGAACGCTCGAAGCGCAAAAAAAGTGGCCCCGTTTCCGGGGCCATCATAAAGAGGCAGAGGAGGAGAGAAAACTTAGGGAAGGCGTTGCATGTCCCGCGCAAGCGCGGAACCTTCAGATGGGACGTGTCGAGATTGTAGGAAGAGTGTGAAACTCATTAGGTTGCGGCCTCTTTTGTTGCCGACGTAAGCTGCAAGCGGCAAGCCAAAGCTGCGGCTGGTTGACGCCAAGTCCGGATCGCAGCGTAAGCTGTTGCTACGATTGAGGTTAAGAGAGGAATCTGCGCTCGATTTCCACAGCGATTGAGGGAGTCTGCGAATCCATATAGGGAACTACGGTGCCACTTCTATGCTGGCCGCTGCTTATTCTGAGCAGCGCGGTCGTTCTCTTCCATCGCCTTCAGCTTGTTCAGTAACGCCTTGTAACTGATTTTCAGGATCTTCGCGGCCTGGCGCCGGTTCCAGCGCGTCTGCGTGAGAACACGCTCGATGGCCTCGCGTTCGGCCAGCATCGCGGCGCGTTTTCCGATCTCCAGCAATGACGGCATGTTGTGCTCGGCGCTGCCGTTCCCCGGATCATAAGATGCGACCGCGGCGTTGGCGGCGATCACCTCCGGCGCCTGCGGAGCCGAGGCCGCGCCCTGCGAGCGCATGATGGGCTTGTGGGTGGAGAGCTCGCGGATGATCTGCGCCTCGTTGCCCACGATCACGTAGCGCTTCACCATGTTCTCCAGTTCGCGGATATTTCCGGGCCAGCTGTAATCCATCATCCGGCTGACGGCGTAGTCGGAAAAAGCGTGCGGCTGCTTGCCGTAGTACTCCGAATACTTGCGCAGGAAGAAATCCAGGAATATGGGGATCTCTTCACGCCGCTCGCGCAGCGGTGGGATGTGGATGGTGACCACGTTGAGGCGATAGAACAGGTCCTCTCGGAATGAGCCCTCTTCCACGGCGCGCTCGAGCGGCTTGTTGGTGGCAGAGAGCACGCGTACGTCGACGGCGATATCGCGCTTGCCGCCGAGGCGTGCGAACTCGCCATCCTGCAGCACGTGCAGCAGCTTGGCCTGCAACGCGGGGTGCATCTCGCTGATCTCGTCGAGGAAGATGGTGCCGTAGTTGGCCAGGTCGAACTTGCCCAGCTTCTGGCGGTTGGCGCCGGTAAAGGCGCCGGGCTCGTAACCGAACAGCTCGCTCTCCAGCAGTTCGTGGGGGATGGCGGCGCAGTTCACTTTCACGAACGGCTTGTCCCGGCGCGAGGAGCTCGAGTAGATGAGGCGGGCCACCACTTCCTTGCCCGCCCCGCTCTCCCCGCGGATGAGCACGGTGGCGGTGGTGTCGGCCACCTTCTCCACCGTCATCTTCACCTCTTCCATCTTCGGGCTGGTGCCGAAGAGCATGGT carries:
- a CDS encoding sigma-54 dependent transcriptional regulator; this translates as MTVPPKVRVMIVDDDQSMARYLDSHLSKRYEVSIVGSGEEAIRMFRVYDPALVLLDMAMQGITGIETLERIKQIKQDVSVIIISGQNDPDIIFRASKLGADDYLQKPFEPKELDLRIAKVLDKRSLVSEVTQLREQVRRQADFTMLFGTSPKMEEVKMTVEKVADTTATVLIRGESGAGKEVVARLIYSSSSRRDKPFVKVNCAAIPHELLESELFGYEPGAFTGANRQKLGKFDLANYGTIFLDEISEMHPALQAKLLHVLQDGEFARLGGKRDIAVDVRVLSATNKPLERAVEEGSFREDLFYRLNVVTIHIPPLRERREEIPIFLDFFLRKYSEYYGKQPHAFSDYAVSRMMDYSWPGNIRELENMVKRYVIVGNEAQIIRELSTHKPIMRSQGAASAPQAPEVIAANAAVASYDPGNGSAEHNMPSLLEIGKRAAMLAEREAIERVLTQTRWNRRQAAKILKISYKALLNKLKAMEENDRAAQNKQRPA